A single Stigmatopora argus isolate UIUO_Sarg chromosome 7, RoL_Sarg_1.0, whole genome shotgun sequence DNA region contains:
- the ptpn9b gene encoding tyrosine-protein phosphatase non-receptor type 9 isoform X1 — translation MAEALTTQEHQAVEEFLREVRNREQPHCAGLVSKPTAVKFLMARKFDVFRAVDLLQAYKNTRIKEGIININPEEEPLRSELLSGKFTVLPGRDANGAALALFTARLHRPDVTTHKAVLQAIIYQLDKAIDSVQTQRDGLLFIYDMTNSSYGNFDYDLCVKILNLLKGAFPARLKCVFIVSSPLWFRAPFAVLRLFVREKLRERVCTVKAHELANHIPVSSLPEHLGGTSQYSHVAWIQSCINANTLEGDTTLQDSHDCVGNLLRSYGLESGDSSNGARQTHACSATPLGCDLTTPNSNSSDDSNANPQNHCGMDEGRTLGLSAAKRQQGNHQHWNGSAGTGNNMGSVSSSSPNSNTSGLGRRAPPQSDTPPDTPLSHKGDGDTVDGRTADWDNDPLSEDSKGMNVEDEEEEGVPPLPQKSLPRLPNQSGSQMLPSSCGDDDEDCCIEESIHIPEHGGMAIHELVDHVKRKKKKGIYQEYEEIRKESPAGTFDYSKKLSNQLKNRYSDVLCLDQSRVRLCQLCDEDDETSDYINASFMDGYKKRRAYIATQGPLPKTFGDFWRMVWEQMVLIIVMTTRVVERGRVKCGQYWPLEEGRTEQHGCFLVRNTHIQVFQDFKLSHLELYNTQSGERRDVCHYLYVSWPDFGVPKSASAMLDFREHVLQRQEVAVQSLSSSWKGPPGGPPVVVHCSAGIGRTGTFCTLDICLSRLEDIGTVDIHQTVRRMRTQRAFSIQTWDQYYFCYTAVIEYAMRRGKLSPVQWSDSDIETDSE, via the exons GCTGTGGAGGAGTTCCTGAGAGAGGTGCGCAACAGGGAGCAGCCTCACTGCGCCGGGCTCGTCTCCAAACCCACAGCTGTTAAGTTTCTTATGGCCCGCAAGTTTGACGTCTTCAGAGCCGTCGACCTCCTCCAAGCGTACAAG AACACAAGAATCAAAGAGGGGATTATCAATATCAACCCCGAAGAGGAGCCTCTCCGATCTGAGCTGCTCAGTGGCAAATTCACTGTCCTG CCGGGACGTGATGCAAATGGTGCTGCGCTAGCACTTTTCACAGCTCGCCTCCATCGCCCGGACGTGACCACTCACAAAGCTGTGCTGCAGGCCATCATTTATCAGCTTGACAAAGCCATAGACAG tgtTCAAACCCAGAGAGATGgacttttatttatatatgacaTGACCAACTCCAGTTATGGGAATTTTGACTATGATCTCTGTGTCAAGATTCTCAATTTGctcaag GGAGCGTTTCCTGCTCGTTTAAAATGTGTCTTCATCGTGTCCTCTCCTCTATGGTTTCGAGCACCCTTTGCAGTTCTTCGCCTCTTTGTGCGTGAGAAGCTGAGAGAAAGG GTATGCACAGTGAAGGCTCATGAGTTGGCCAATCACATCCCAGTCTCCTCTCTCCCCGAGCACCTCGGTGGGACATCCCAATACAGCCACGTAGCCTGGATTCAGTCGTGCATCAATGCCAACACTCTGGAGGGTGACACGACGCTACAAGACAGCCACGATTGTGTGGGAAACCTATTGCGCTCTTACGGCCTTGAGTCCGGAGACTCGAGCAATGGCGCGAGGCAAACACACGCCTGTTCGGCCACTCCGCTGGGCTGTGACCTCACTACGCCTAACTCAAACTCCAGTGATGATAGCAATGCGAACCCCCAAAACCATTGCGGTATGGATGAGGGCAGGACTTTGGGCCTCTCTGCTGCGAAAAGACAGCAAGGGAACCACCAACACTGGAACGGGTCAGCTGGGACTGGAAACAACATGGGGAGCGTTAGTAGCTCAAGCCCTAATTCTAACACGTCAGGTCTCGGACGTCGTGCTCCCCCCCAGTCGGACACACCTCCTGACACGCCGCTTTCTCACAAAGGTGATGGGGACACAGTGGATGGCAGGACAGCAGACTGGGATAATGATCCTCTGAGTGAGGATAGCAAAGGGATGAATGtagaggatgaggaagaggagggcgtGCCGCCATTGCCCCAGAAATCTTTGCCTCGGCTGCCCAACCAGTCCGGTTCCCAGATGTTGCCCTCGTCatgtggtgatgatgatgaggactgCTGCATTGAGGAATCTATTCACATTCCAGAACATGGAGGAATGGCAATACATGAGCTGGTAGATCATgtgaagagaaagaaaaagaaagggaTCTATCAGGAGTATGAGGAGATTCGGAAGGAGTCACCAGCAGGCACCTTTGACTACTCCAA GAAACTCTCCAATCAGCTCAAGAACCGGTACAGTGATGTTCTGTGTCTGGACCAATCCAGAGTTCGACTCTGTCAGCTCTGTGACGAAGACGACGAG ACTTCTGATTACATAAATGCTAGCTTCATGGATGGCTACAAGAAGAGAAGGGCTTACATTGCTACTCAGG GTCCTCTGCCAAAAACATTTGGGGACTTTTGGCGCATGGTGTGGGAGCAGATGGTACTCATCATTGTTATGACAACAAG AGTTGTGGAGCGAGGGCGTGTAAAGTGCGGTCAGTACTGGCCACTGGAGGAAGGCAGAACAGAGCAACATGGATGTTTTCTGGTCAGAAACACCCACATCCAAGTCTTCCAGGACTTCAAACTCTCACATCTGGAGCTCTATAATACCCAA TCTGGGGAGAGACGAGATGTGTGCCACTACCTCTATGTCAGCTGGCCAGACTTCGGGGTGCCCAAGAGTGCGTCAGCCATGCTGGACTTCCGCGAACATGTACTTCAGAGGCAGGAAGTCGCAGTTCAAAGTCTGAGCTCCAGTTGGAAAGGGCCTCCTGGGGGGCCTCCTGTGGTGGTCCATTGCAGTGCTGGTATCGGCAGGACAG GCACCTTCTGCACACTGGACATCTGCCTGTCCAGGCTGGAGGATATTGGCACAGTAGACATCCATCAGACAGTGCGCCGCATGCGTACGCAAAGGGCTTTCAGCATCCAGACATGGGACCAGTACTATTTCTGCTACACGGCGGTCATCGAATATGCCATGCGCCGCGGGAAGTTGAGCCCGGTGCAGTGGTCCGACTCGGATATAGAGACAGACAGCGAGTGA
- the ptpn9b gene encoding tyrosine-protein phosphatase non-receptor type 9 isoform X2: protein MARKFDVFRAVDLLQAYKNTRIKEGIININPEEEPLRSELLSGKFTVLPGRDANGAALALFTARLHRPDVTTHKAVLQAIIYQLDKAIDSVQTQRDGLLFIYDMTNSSYGNFDYDLCVKILNLLKGAFPARLKCVFIVSSPLWFRAPFAVLRLFVREKLRERVCTVKAHELANHIPVSSLPEHLGGTSQYSHVAWIQSCINANTLEGDTTLQDSHDCVGNLLRSYGLESGDSSNGARQTHACSATPLGCDLTTPNSNSSDDSNANPQNHCGMDEGRTLGLSAAKRQQGNHQHWNGSAGTGNNMGSVSSSSPNSNTSGLGRRAPPQSDTPPDTPLSHKGDGDTVDGRTADWDNDPLSEDSKGMNVEDEEEEGVPPLPQKSLPRLPNQSGSQMLPSSCGDDDEDCCIEESIHIPEHGGMAIHELVDHVKRKKKKGIYQEYEEIRKESPAGTFDYSKKLSNQLKNRYSDVLCLDQSRVRLCQLCDEDDETSDYINASFMDGYKKRRAYIATQGPLPKTFGDFWRMVWEQMVLIIVMTTRVVERGRVKCGQYWPLEEGRTEQHGCFLVRNTHIQVFQDFKLSHLELYNTQSGERRDVCHYLYVSWPDFGVPKSASAMLDFREHVLQRQEVAVQSLSSSWKGPPGGPPVVVHCSAGIGRTGTFCTLDICLSRLEDIGTVDIHQTVRRMRTQRAFSIQTWDQYYFCYTAVIEYAMRRGKLSPVQWSDSDIETDSE, encoded by the exons ATGGCCCGCAAGTTTGACGTCTTCAGAGCCGTCGACCTCCTCCAAGCGTACAAG AACACAAGAATCAAAGAGGGGATTATCAATATCAACCCCGAAGAGGAGCCTCTCCGATCTGAGCTGCTCAGTGGCAAATTCACTGTCCTG CCGGGACGTGATGCAAATGGTGCTGCGCTAGCACTTTTCACAGCTCGCCTCCATCGCCCGGACGTGACCACTCACAAAGCTGTGCTGCAGGCCATCATTTATCAGCTTGACAAAGCCATAGACAG tgtTCAAACCCAGAGAGATGgacttttatttatatatgacaTGACCAACTCCAGTTATGGGAATTTTGACTATGATCTCTGTGTCAAGATTCTCAATTTGctcaag GGAGCGTTTCCTGCTCGTTTAAAATGTGTCTTCATCGTGTCCTCTCCTCTATGGTTTCGAGCACCCTTTGCAGTTCTTCGCCTCTTTGTGCGTGAGAAGCTGAGAGAAAGG GTATGCACAGTGAAGGCTCATGAGTTGGCCAATCACATCCCAGTCTCCTCTCTCCCCGAGCACCTCGGTGGGACATCCCAATACAGCCACGTAGCCTGGATTCAGTCGTGCATCAATGCCAACACTCTGGAGGGTGACACGACGCTACAAGACAGCCACGATTGTGTGGGAAACCTATTGCGCTCTTACGGCCTTGAGTCCGGAGACTCGAGCAATGGCGCGAGGCAAACACACGCCTGTTCGGCCACTCCGCTGGGCTGTGACCTCACTACGCCTAACTCAAACTCCAGTGATGATAGCAATGCGAACCCCCAAAACCATTGCGGTATGGATGAGGGCAGGACTTTGGGCCTCTCTGCTGCGAAAAGACAGCAAGGGAACCACCAACACTGGAACGGGTCAGCTGGGACTGGAAACAACATGGGGAGCGTTAGTAGCTCAAGCCCTAATTCTAACACGTCAGGTCTCGGACGTCGTGCTCCCCCCCAGTCGGACACACCTCCTGACACGCCGCTTTCTCACAAAGGTGATGGGGACACAGTGGATGGCAGGACAGCAGACTGGGATAATGATCCTCTGAGTGAGGATAGCAAAGGGATGAATGtagaggatgaggaagaggagggcgtGCCGCCATTGCCCCAGAAATCTTTGCCTCGGCTGCCCAACCAGTCCGGTTCCCAGATGTTGCCCTCGTCatgtggtgatgatgatgaggactgCTGCATTGAGGAATCTATTCACATTCCAGAACATGGAGGAATGGCAATACATGAGCTGGTAGATCATgtgaagagaaagaaaaagaaagggaTCTATCAGGAGTATGAGGAGATTCGGAAGGAGTCACCAGCAGGCACCTTTGACTACTCCAA GAAACTCTCCAATCAGCTCAAGAACCGGTACAGTGATGTTCTGTGTCTGGACCAATCCAGAGTTCGACTCTGTCAGCTCTGTGACGAAGACGACGAG ACTTCTGATTACATAAATGCTAGCTTCATGGATGGCTACAAGAAGAGAAGGGCTTACATTGCTACTCAGG GTCCTCTGCCAAAAACATTTGGGGACTTTTGGCGCATGGTGTGGGAGCAGATGGTACTCATCATTGTTATGACAACAAG AGTTGTGGAGCGAGGGCGTGTAAAGTGCGGTCAGTACTGGCCACTGGAGGAAGGCAGAACAGAGCAACATGGATGTTTTCTGGTCAGAAACACCCACATCCAAGTCTTCCAGGACTTCAAACTCTCACATCTGGAGCTCTATAATACCCAA TCTGGGGAGAGACGAGATGTGTGCCACTACCTCTATGTCAGCTGGCCAGACTTCGGGGTGCCCAAGAGTGCGTCAGCCATGCTGGACTTCCGCGAACATGTACTTCAGAGGCAGGAAGTCGCAGTTCAAAGTCTGAGCTCCAGTTGGAAAGGGCCTCCTGGGGGGCCTCCTGTGGTGGTCCATTGCAGTGCTGGTATCGGCAGGACAG GCACCTTCTGCACACTGGACATCTGCCTGTCCAGGCTGGAGGATATTGGCACAGTAGACATCCATCAGACAGTGCGCCGCATGCGTACGCAAAGGGCTTTCAGCATCCAGACATGGGACCAGTACTATTTCTGCTACACGGCGGTCATCGAATATGCCATGCGCCGCGGGAAGTTGAGCCCGGTGCAGTGGTCCGACTCGGATATAGAGACAGACAGCGAGTGA
- the melk gene encoding maternal embryonic leucine zipper kinase isoform X3 produces MPVERMEPRREDDLHKYYEVHETIGSGGFAKVKLGRHILTGEKVAIKIMQKKDLGDDLPRVKLEIEAMKNLSHQHICRLYQVIESSTQIFMILEYCPGGELFDYIIAKDRLSEEETRVFFRQIVSAMAYVHSQGYAHRDLKPENLLIDGDHNLKLIDFGLCAKPKGGLGYELMTCCGSPAYAAPELIQGKAYIGSEADVWSMGVLLFALLCGYLPFDDDNCMVLYRKITRGTYDNPPWLSPGSVLLLNQMMQVDPKLRLAVRQLLQHPWVMKDYNTPVEWYSKQPLGHIDQDCITEMAVNLKRSRESTTALVQEWRYDHITATYLLLLSMKQRGKPVRLKTEHHITEDTFSPLHGGLQSKKPPHYADDDDAVILDSLDLCSDFIDDCPWVSRHPHQGVYGKMEPTLDDKLASPLEKRCNRSPAERRKATAAHHLERRHKERQQACENKENVAQREKEVEIFALPPPRTPTSSKKSMQPRNILTTPGQNVSNGYKSTPKAVEGSGSKEPVKRKAVESKESTTIEILAFSPERRSRSLDLPGSGDSGRKRRAGRVFGSLERGLDKVITMLTPSKRRAQRDGPRKIKVQYNVTLTGQTNPDQVLNHILSILPEKNVEFRQKGYTVKCKTLDDFGKVTMAFELEVCLLHPSEVVGVRRQRLKGDAWVYKHLVEDILTTSCI; encoded by the exons ATGCCTGTGGAGAGGATGGAACCACGTCGAGAAGACGATCTTCACAAATACTACGAGGTTCATGAGACTATTGGCTCAG GGGGCTTCGCTAAAGTGAAGCTGGGTCGGCACATCCTGACGGGAGAGAAGGTGGCCATTAAGATCATGCAGAAAAAGGACCTTGGG GACGATCTCCCTCGTGTGAAGCTAGAAATCGAGGCAATGAAGAACTTGAGTCATCAGCACATCTGCCGTCTCTACCAAGTCATTGAGTCCTCCACACAAATCTTCATGATACTTGAA TACTGCCCTGGAGGGGAATTATTTGACTACATCATAGCAAAGGACCGGCTCTCAGAAGAGGAGACAAGAGTATTTTTCCGACAAATCGTGTCAGCCATGGCGTATGTCCACAGCCAGGGCTATGCACACAGGGACCTAAAACCG GAGAACCTATTGATTGATGGAGACCACAACCTGAAGCTCATAGATTTTGGGTTGTGTGCCAAACCTAAG GGAGGTCTGGGCTATGAGTTGATGACGTGTTGTGGAAGTCCAGCTTATGCTGCTCCTGAGCTCATTCAGGGAAAAGCTTACATTGGCTCAGAG gcTGATGTTTGGAGTATGGGAGTACTGCTGTTCGCGCTACTTTGTGGCTATCTACCTTTTGATGATGACAACTGCATGGTCCTCTACAGGAAAATTACC AGAGGAACGTATGACAACCCTCCTTGGCTATCCCCAGGAAGCGTCCTCTTGCTCAACCAGATGATGCAA GTGGATCCCAAGTTGCGCCTGGCAGTACGACAGCTGCTTCAGCACCCTTGGGTAATGAAAGACTACAACACTCCTGTGGAGTGGTACAGCAAGCAACCG CTGGGTCACATAGACCAGGACTGCATTACTGAGATGGCAGTCAACTTAAAGCGGTCCAGAGAGAGCACCACAGCACTTGTTCAAGAG TGGCGCTATGACCACATCACAGCCACATACTTGCTTCTGCTGTCAATGAAGCAGCGAGGCAAGCCTGTGCGACTCAAAACGGAGCACCACATCACTGAAGATACATTCTCTCCTCTACATGGTGGATTACAG TCTAAGAAACCGCCTCACTATGCTGATGACGATGACGCCGTGATCCTGGATTCTTTGGATCTTTGCTCCGACTTCATCGATGATTGTCCGTGGGTCTCACGGCACCCCCATCAAGGGGTTTACGGGAAGATGGAACCCACTCTTGATGACAAG CTGGCATCTCCGTTGGAGAAAAGATGCAATCGGAGCCCGGCCGAGAGAAGAAAAGCAACAGCCGCGCACCACCTGGAAAGGAGGCACAAAGAGCGCCAACAAGCCTGTGAGAACAAAGAGAATGTTGCCCAGCGGGAGAAAGAGGTGGAAATATTTGCACTGCCTCCGCCCCGCACGCCCACCTCCAGCAAAAAAAGCATGCAACCTAGGAACATTTTGACCACGCCCGGtcaaaatgtgtcaaatgggTACAAAAGCACACCCAAAG CAGTCGAAGGAAGTGGTTCCAAAGAGCCTGTGAAGAGGAAAGCAGTAGAGAGCAAGGAATCCACAACCATCGAGATCCTCGCTTTTAGTCCTGAACGAAG GTCTCGCTCTTTGGACCTCCCTGGTAGCGGAGACAGCGGACGGAAACGGCGAGCTGGGCGAGTGTTTGGCTCCCTAGAGAGGGGCCTGGACAAGGTGATCACCATGCTTACCCCCAGCAAGAGACGTGCGCAGCGCGACGGCCCACGCAAGATTAAG GTCCAGTACAACGTTACCCTGACGGGACAGACAAACCCAGACCAGGTGTTAAACCACATCCTCTCCATACTGCCTGAGAAAAACGTCGAATTCAGACAGAAAGG GTACACGGTCAAGTGCAAGACGCTGGATGACTTTGGGAAGGTGACCATGGCCTTTGAGCTCGAGGTGTGTCTGCTGCACCCATCAGAAGTGGTCGGCGTGCGTCGTCAGCGCCTGAAAGGAGACGCTTGGGTCTACAAACACTTGGTGGAGGACATCCTAACCACATCCTGCATCTGA
- the melk gene encoding maternal embryonic leucine zipper kinase isoform X1, which yields MPVERMEPRREDDLHKYYEVHETIGSGGFAKVKLGRHILTGEKVAIKIMQKKDLGDDLPRVKLEIEAMKNLSHQHICRLYQVIESSTQIFMILEYCPGGELFDYIIAKDRLSEEETRVFFRQIVSAMAYVHSQGYAHRDLKPENLLIDGDHNLKLIDFGLCAKPKGGLGYELMTCCGSPAYAAPELIQGKAYIGSEADVWSMGVLLFALLCGYLPFDDDNCMVLYRKITRGTYDNPPWLSPGSVLLLNQMMQVDPKLRLAVRQLLQHPWVMKDYNTPVEWYSKQPLGHIDQDCITEMAVNLKRSRESTTALVQEWRYDHITATYLLLLSMKQRGKPVRLKTEHHITEDTFSPLHGGLQSKKPPHYADDDDAVILDSLDLCSDFIDDCPWVSRHPHQGVYGKMEPTLDDKKLASPLEKRCNRSPAERRKATAAHHLERRHKERQQACENKENVAQREKEVEIFALPPPRTPTSSKKSMQPRNILTTPGQNVSNGYKSTPKAVEGSGSKEPVKRKAVESKESTTIEILAFSPERRSRSLDLPGSGDSGRKRRAGRVFGSLERGLDKVITMLTPSKRRAQRDGPRKIKVQYNVTLTGQTNPDQVLNHILSILPEKNVEFRQKGYTVKCKTLDDFGKVTMAFELEVCLLHPSEVVGVRRQRLKGDAWVYKHLVEDILTTSCI from the exons ATGCCTGTGGAGAGGATGGAACCACGTCGAGAAGACGATCTTCACAAATACTACGAGGTTCATGAGACTATTGGCTCAG GGGGCTTCGCTAAAGTGAAGCTGGGTCGGCACATCCTGACGGGAGAGAAGGTGGCCATTAAGATCATGCAGAAAAAGGACCTTGGG GACGATCTCCCTCGTGTGAAGCTAGAAATCGAGGCAATGAAGAACTTGAGTCATCAGCACATCTGCCGTCTCTACCAAGTCATTGAGTCCTCCACACAAATCTTCATGATACTTGAA TACTGCCCTGGAGGGGAATTATTTGACTACATCATAGCAAAGGACCGGCTCTCAGAAGAGGAGACAAGAGTATTTTTCCGACAAATCGTGTCAGCCATGGCGTATGTCCACAGCCAGGGCTATGCACACAGGGACCTAAAACCG GAGAACCTATTGATTGATGGAGACCACAACCTGAAGCTCATAGATTTTGGGTTGTGTGCCAAACCTAAG GGAGGTCTGGGCTATGAGTTGATGACGTGTTGTGGAAGTCCAGCTTATGCTGCTCCTGAGCTCATTCAGGGAAAAGCTTACATTGGCTCAGAG gcTGATGTTTGGAGTATGGGAGTACTGCTGTTCGCGCTACTTTGTGGCTATCTACCTTTTGATGATGACAACTGCATGGTCCTCTACAGGAAAATTACC AGAGGAACGTATGACAACCCTCCTTGGCTATCCCCAGGAAGCGTCCTCTTGCTCAACCAGATGATGCAA GTGGATCCCAAGTTGCGCCTGGCAGTACGACAGCTGCTTCAGCACCCTTGGGTAATGAAAGACTACAACACTCCTGTGGAGTGGTACAGCAAGCAACCG CTGGGTCACATAGACCAGGACTGCATTACTGAGATGGCAGTCAACTTAAAGCGGTCCAGAGAGAGCACCACAGCACTTGTTCAAGAG TGGCGCTATGACCACATCACAGCCACATACTTGCTTCTGCTGTCAATGAAGCAGCGAGGCAAGCCTGTGCGACTCAAAACGGAGCACCACATCACTGAAGATACATTCTCTCCTCTACATGGTGGATTACAG TCTAAGAAACCGCCTCACTATGCTGATGACGATGACGCCGTGATCCTGGATTCTTTGGATCTTTGCTCCGACTTCATCGATGATTGTCCGTGGGTCTCACGGCACCCCCATCAAGGGGTTTACGGGAAGATGGAACCCACTCTTGATGACAAG AAGCTGGCATCTCCGTTGGAGAAAAGATGCAATCGGAGCCCGGCCGAGAGAAGAAAAGCAACAGCCGCGCACCACCTGGAAAGGAGGCACAAAGAGCGCCAACAAGCCTGTGAGAACAAAGAGAATGTTGCCCAGCGGGAGAAAGAGGTGGAAATATTTGCACTGCCTCCGCCCCGCACGCCCACCTCCAGCAAAAAAAGCATGCAACCTAGGAACATTTTGACCACGCCCGGtcaaaatgtgtcaaatgggTACAAAAGCACACCCAAAG CAGTCGAAGGAAGTGGTTCCAAAGAGCCTGTGAAGAGGAAAGCAGTAGAGAGCAAGGAATCCACAACCATCGAGATCCTCGCTTTTAGTCCTGAACGAAG GTCTCGCTCTTTGGACCTCCCTGGTAGCGGAGACAGCGGACGGAAACGGCGAGCTGGGCGAGTGTTTGGCTCCCTAGAGAGGGGCCTGGACAAGGTGATCACCATGCTTACCCCCAGCAAGAGACGTGCGCAGCGCGACGGCCCACGCAAGATTAAG GTCCAGTACAACGTTACCCTGACGGGACAGACAAACCCAGACCAGGTGTTAAACCACATCCTCTCCATACTGCCTGAGAAAAACGTCGAATTCAGACAGAAAGG GTACACGGTCAAGTGCAAGACGCTGGATGACTTTGGGAAGGTGACCATGGCCTTTGAGCTCGAGGTGTGTCTGCTGCACCCATCAGAAGTGGTCGGCGTGCGTCGTCAGCGCCTGAAAGGAGACGCTTGGGTCTACAAACACTTGGTGGAGGACATCCTAACCACATCCTGCATCTGA
- the melk gene encoding maternal embryonic leucine zipper kinase isoform X2: protein MPVERMEPRREDDLHKYYEVHETIGSGGFAKVKLGRHILTGEKVAIKIMQKKDLGDDLPRVKLEIEAMKNLSHQHICRLYQVIESSTQIFMILEYCPGGELFDYIIAKDRLSEEETRVFFRQIVSAMAYVHSQGYAHRDLKPENLLIDGDHNLKLIDFGLCAKPKGGLGYELMTCCGSPAYAAPELIQGKAYIGSEADVWSMGVLLFALLCGYLPFDDDNCMVLYRKITRGTYDNPPWLSPGSVLLLNQMMQVDPKLRLAVRQLLQHPWVMKDYNTPVEWYSKQPLGHIDQDCITEMAVNLKRSRESTTALVQEWRYDHITATYLLLLSMKQRGKPVRLKTEHHITEDTFSPLHGGLQSKKPPHYADDDDAVILDSLDLCSDFIDDCPWVSRHPHQGVYGKMEPTLDDKKLASPLEKRCNRSPAERRKATAAHHLERRHKERQQACENKENVAQREKEVEIFALPPPRTPTSSKKSMQPRNILTTPGQNVSNGYKSTPKVEGSGSKEPVKRKAVESKESTTIEILAFSPERRSRSLDLPGSGDSGRKRRAGRVFGSLERGLDKVITMLTPSKRRAQRDGPRKIKVQYNVTLTGQTNPDQVLNHILSILPEKNVEFRQKGYTVKCKTLDDFGKVTMAFELEVCLLHPSEVVGVRRQRLKGDAWVYKHLVEDILTTSCI, encoded by the exons ATGCCTGTGGAGAGGATGGAACCACGTCGAGAAGACGATCTTCACAAATACTACGAGGTTCATGAGACTATTGGCTCAG GGGGCTTCGCTAAAGTGAAGCTGGGTCGGCACATCCTGACGGGAGAGAAGGTGGCCATTAAGATCATGCAGAAAAAGGACCTTGGG GACGATCTCCCTCGTGTGAAGCTAGAAATCGAGGCAATGAAGAACTTGAGTCATCAGCACATCTGCCGTCTCTACCAAGTCATTGAGTCCTCCACACAAATCTTCATGATACTTGAA TACTGCCCTGGAGGGGAATTATTTGACTACATCATAGCAAAGGACCGGCTCTCAGAAGAGGAGACAAGAGTATTTTTCCGACAAATCGTGTCAGCCATGGCGTATGTCCACAGCCAGGGCTATGCACACAGGGACCTAAAACCG GAGAACCTATTGATTGATGGAGACCACAACCTGAAGCTCATAGATTTTGGGTTGTGTGCCAAACCTAAG GGAGGTCTGGGCTATGAGTTGATGACGTGTTGTGGAAGTCCAGCTTATGCTGCTCCTGAGCTCATTCAGGGAAAAGCTTACATTGGCTCAGAG gcTGATGTTTGGAGTATGGGAGTACTGCTGTTCGCGCTACTTTGTGGCTATCTACCTTTTGATGATGACAACTGCATGGTCCTCTACAGGAAAATTACC AGAGGAACGTATGACAACCCTCCTTGGCTATCCCCAGGAAGCGTCCTCTTGCTCAACCAGATGATGCAA GTGGATCCCAAGTTGCGCCTGGCAGTACGACAGCTGCTTCAGCACCCTTGGGTAATGAAAGACTACAACACTCCTGTGGAGTGGTACAGCAAGCAACCG CTGGGTCACATAGACCAGGACTGCATTACTGAGATGGCAGTCAACTTAAAGCGGTCCAGAGAGAGCACCACAGCACTTGTTCAAGAG TGGCGCTATGACCACATCACAGCCACATACTTGCTTCTGCTGTCAATGAAGCAGCGAGGCAAGCCTGTGCGACTCAAAACGGAGCACCACATCACTGAAGATACATTCTCTCCTCTACATGGTGGATTACAG TCTAAGAAACCGCCTCACTATGCTGATGACGATGACGCCGTGATCCTGGATTCTTTGGATCTTTGCTCCGACTTCATCGATGATTGTCCGTGGGTCTCACGGCACCCCCATCAAGGGGTTTACGGGAAGATGGAACCCACTCTTGATGACAAG AAGCTGGCATCTCCGTTGGAGAAAAGATGCAATCGGAGCCCGGCCGAGAGAAGAAAAGCAACAGCCGCGCACCACCTGGAAAGGAGGCACAAAGAGCGCCAACAAGCCTGTGAGAACAAAGAGAATGTTGCCCAGCGGGAGAAAGAGGTGGAAATATTTGCACTGCCTCCGCCCCGCACGCCCACCTCCAGCAAAAAAAGCATGCAACCTAGGAACATTTTGACCACGCCCGGtcaaaatgtgtcaaatgggTACAAAAGCACACCCAAAG TCGAAGGAAGTGGTTCCAAAGAGCCTGTGAAGAGGAAAGCAGTAGAGAGCAAGGAATCCACAACCATCGAGATCCTCGCTTTTAGTCCTGAACGAAG GTCTCGCTCTTTGGACCTCCCTGGTAGCGGAGACAGCGGACGGAAACGGCGAGCTGGGCGAGTGTTTGGCTCCCTAGAGAGGGGCCTGGACAAGGTGATCACCATGCTTACCCCCAGCAAGAGACGTGCGCAGCGCGACGGCCCACGCAAGATTAAG GTCCAGTACAACGTTACCCTGACGGGACAGACAAACCCAGACCAGGTGTTAAACCACATCCTCTCCATACTGCCTGAGAAAAACGTCGAATTCAGACAGAAAGG GTACACGGTCAAGTGCAAGACGCTGGATGACTTTGGGAAGGTGACCATGGCCTTTGAGCTCGAGGTGTGTCTGCTGCACCCATCAGAAGTGGTCGGCGTGCGTCGTCAGCGCCTGAAAGGAGACGCTTGGGTCTACAAACACTTGGTGGAGGACATCCTAACCACATCCTGCATCTGA